From a single Streptomyces liliifuscus genomic region:
- a CDS encoding sodium:solute symporter encodes MAVDYTVIVVYLVGMLAVGWWGMRRAKSKSEFLVAGRRLGPTMYSGTMAAIVLGGASTIGGVGLGYQYGLSGAWMVFTIGLGLLALSVFFSARIARLKVYTVSEMLDLRYGGRAGVISGVVMWAYTLMLAVTSTIAYATIFDVLFDMNRTIAIILGGSIVVAYSTLGGMWSITLTDMVQFVVKTIGVLLLLLPIAVVKAGGFSEMKAQLPTEYFDPLGIGGETIFTYVLIYTFGMLIGQDIWQRVFTAGSDRTAKWGGTVAGTYCLVYALAGAVIGTAAKVLYPKLGSADDAFATIVKDELPMGVRGLVLAAALAAVMSTSSGALIACATVANNDIWSRLRGAVTADSGEERDEVRGNRAFILIMGVAVICTAIALNNVVEALTVAYNLLVGGLLVPILGGLLWKRGTAQGALAAVAVGGLAVIGLMASYGILANEPIYYGLLSSLAVYVIVSLATPATDPAVLAAWRERLAGRGSEPVSESVPAHQ; translated from the coding sequence ATGGCCGTCGACTACACAGTGATCGTCGTCTATCTGGTCGGCATGCTGGCCGTGGGCTGGTGGGGCATGCGCCGCGCCAAGTCCAAGAGCGAGTTCCTGGTCGCCGGACGGCGGCTCGGCCCGACGATGTACTCCGGCACCATGGCCGCGATCGTCCTCGGCGGCGCGTCCACCATCGGCGGCGTCGGCCTCGGCTACCAGTACGGGCTCTCCGGCGCCTGGATGGTCTTCACCATCGGCCTCGGGCTGCTGGCCCTGTCGGTCTTCTTCTCGGCCCGCATCGCCCGGCTGAAGGTCTACACCGTCTCCGAGATGCTGGACCTGCGGTACGGCGGCCGGGCCGGTGTCATCTCCGGCGTCGTCATGTGGGCGTACACCCTCATGCTCGCGGTCACGTCGACCATCGCGTACGCCACGATCTTCGACGTCCTCTTCGACATGAACCGCACGATCGCGATCATCCTCGGCGGCTCGATCGTCGTCGCGTACTCGACGCTCGGCGGCATGTGGTCGATCACCCTCACCGACATGGTGCAGTTCGTCGTCAAGACCATCGGTGTGCTGCTGCTCCTGCTGCCCATCGCCGTCGTCAAGGCCGGCGGGTTCAGCGAGATGAAGGCGCAGCTGCCCACCGAGTACTTCGACCCGCTGGGCATCGGCGGCGAGACGATCTTCACGTACGTGCTGATCTACACGTTCGGCATGCTGATCGGGCAGGACATCTGGCAGCGCGTGTTCACCGCGGGGAGCGACCGCACCGCCAAGTGGGGCGGCACCGTCGCGGGCACCTACTGCCTGGTCTACGCGCTCGCCGGGGCCGTCATCGGTACGGCGGCCAAGGTGCTCTACCCGAAGCTGGGCAGCGCCGACGACGCCTTCGCGACCATCGTGAAGGACGAACTGCCCATGGGTGTACGGGGGTTGGTCCTCGCCGCCGCCCTCGCCGCCGTGATGTCCACGTCCTCCGGAGCCCTCATCGCCTGCGCGACCGTCGCCAACAACGACATCTGGTCGCGACTGCGCGGAGCCGTCACGGCCGACTCCGGCGAGGAGCGCGACGAGGTCAGGGGCAACCGTGCCTTCATCCTCATCATGGGCGTCGCGGTGATCTGTACGGCGATCGCGCTCAACAACGTCGTCGAGGCCCTGACCGTCGCCTACAACCTGCTCGTCGGCGGTCTCCTCGTGCCCATCCTCGGCGGTCTGCTCTGGAAGCGCGGCACCGCCCAGGGCGCCCTCGCCGCCGTCGCGGTCGGCGGCCTCGCGGTGATCGGCCTGATGGCGTCCTACGGAATCCTCGCCAACGAGCCCATCTACTACGGGCTCCTCTCCTCCCTGGCCGTCTACGTGATCGTCTCGCTGGCCACCCCGGCGACCGACCCGGCGGTCCTCGCCGCCTGGCGCGAGCGGCTCGCGGGCCGCGGCTCCGAACCCGTGTCCGAATCGGTTCCGGCTCACCAGTAG
- the speB gene encoding agmatinase produces MSSYETPRGPVDSSRVPRFAGPATFARLPRLDEVGTTDVAVVGVPFDAGVSYRPGARFGGNAIREASRLLRPYNPAQDASPFALAQVADAGDIAANPFNINEAVETIEGAADELLGTGARLMTLGGDHTIALPLLRSVAKKHGPVALLHFDAHLDTWDTYFGAEYTHGTPFRRAVEEGILDTEALSHVGTRGPLYGRQDLTDDEKLGFGIVTSADIYRRGADEVADQLRQRIGDRPLYISIDIDCLDPAHAPGTGTPEAGGMTSRELLEILRGLASCNLVSADVVEVAPAYDHAEITSVAASHTAYELTTIMSRQIAQAREKNAQAPEETDAK; encoded by the coding sequence ATGAGCAGTTACGAGACGCCCCGCGGCCCCGTCGACTCGTCCCGCGTGCCGCGGTTCGCGGGCCCCGCGACCTTCGCCCGGCTGCCCCGGCTCGACGAGGTCGGCACCACCGACGTCGCCGTCGTCGGTGTGCCGTTCGACGCGGGCGTCTCGTACCGCCCCGGGGCCCGCTTCGGCGGCAACGCGATCCGCGAGGCGAGCCGGCTCCTGCGCCCGTACAACCCGGCACAGGACGCCTCGCCCTTCGCCCTCGCCCAGGTCGCGGACGCCGGTGACATCGCCGCGAACCCGTTCAACATCAACGAGGCCGTCGAGACCATCGAGGGCGCCGCCGACGAACTCCTCGGAACCGGCGCCCGGTTGATGACCCTCGGCGGCGACCACACCATCGCGCTGCCGCTGCTGCGCTCGGTCGCCAAGAAGCACGGCCCGGTCGCGCTGCTCCACTTCGACGCGCACCTCGACACCTGGGACACGTACTTCGGCGCGGAGTACACCCACGGCACCCCGTTCCGCCGGGCCGTCGAGGAGGGGATCCTGGACACGGAGGCCCTCTCCCACGTCGGCACGCGCGGCCCGCTCTACGGCCGGCAGGACCTCACCGACGACGAGAAGCTCGGCTTCGGCATCGTCACCTCCGCCGACATCTACCGGCGCGGCGCCGACGAGGTCGCCGACCAGCTGCGCCAGCGCATCGGTGACCGCCCGCTCTACATCTCCATCGACATCGACTGCCTCGACCCGGCCCACGCGCCCGGCACGGGGACGCCGGAGGCGGGCGGCATGACCTCCCGCGAACTGCTTGAGATCCTGCGCGGCCTCGCCTCCTGCAACCTGGTCTCCGCCGACGTCGTCGAGGTCGCCCCCGCGTACGATCACGCCGAGATCACCTCCGTCGCCGCGTCCCACACGGCGTACGAACTCACCACCATCATGTCCCGCCAGATCGCGCAGGCCCGCGAGAAGAACGCGCAGGCGCCCGAGGAGACCGACGCCAAGTGA
- a CDS encoding thiamine pyrophosphate-binding protein encodes MTHDHDLVLRPTAAQTEAALNPPPGRNGGDLVVETLTGLGATTVFGLPGQHALGMFDALRRSDLAYIGLRVENNAGFAADAYGRITGEAAPLLLSTGPGALTSLAALQEAAAASAPVLAISSQIPSAGLGGGRHGYLHELPDQQASFRGVVKSVHTVRTQSQIPSAIAEAWESALTAPHGPVWVEIPQDVLLAETSLPVVTAADAAPHDLPPRPELTAVAAHLLSNAARPAIIAGGGVVRADASGKLRQLAERLNAPVVTTFGGKGAFPWNHPLSLQSWLEDRHTTDFLEDADVLLVVGSGLGELSSNYYTFKPRGRVVQIEADLGKLESNHPALGIHADARLALSALLETVPEREDETAPDRVRAVLDLVRERIESQELTLEQRVLSAVREALPDRSASFWDMTILAYWAWSAFDPRRPNTMHSAQGAGGLGYAFPAAIGGAVADPTHPVLAVSGDGGALYSIAELATARQHNLDVTWLIVDDGGYGILREYMTDAFGRSTATELSRPDYVALAESFGVPGVRTTPDTLADDLAKSLATPGPSVVVLPALLRMFAPTHLD; translated from the coding sequence GTGACCCACGACCACGACCTGGTGCTCCGCCCGACCGCCGCTCAGACGGAGGCCGCACTCAACCCGCCGCCCGGACGCAACGGCGGAGACCTCGTCGTGGAGACCCTCACCGGTCTCGGCGCGACCACCGTCTTCGGCCTGCCCGGCCAGCACGCGCTCGGCATGTTCGACGCGCTGCGCCGCTCCGACCTCGCCTACATCGGTCTGCGGGTCGAGAACAACGCCGGGTTCGCGGCGGACGCGTACGGCCGCATCACCGGCGAGGCGGCCCCGCTGCTCCTGTCGACCGGCCCCGGCGCGCTGACCTCGCTGGCCGCGCTCCAGGAGGCCGCCGCCGCGAGCGCCCCCGTCCTCGCCATCAGCAGCCAGATCCCGAGCGCGGGACTCGGCGGTGGACGGCACGGCTATCTGCACGAACTCCCGGACCAGCAGGCCTCGTTCAGGGGCGTCGTGAAGTCCGTCCACACGGTCCGTACGCAGTCGCAGATCCCGTCCGCGATCGCCGAGGCCTGGGAGTCGGCACTGACCGCCCCGCACGGCCCGGTGTGGGTGGAGATCCCGCAGGACGTGCTGCTCGCCGAGACGTCACTGCCCGTCGTCACGGCCGCGGACGCGGCACCCCACGACCTGCCGCCCCGCCCCGAACTGACCGCCGTGGCAGCCCACTTGCTCTCGAATGCGGCCCGCCCCGCGATCATCGCGGGCGGCGGAGTCGTACGGGCCGACGCGTCCGGCAAGCTGCGGCAGCTCGCCGAGCGGCTGAACGCGCCCGTCGTCACCACCTTCGGCGGCAAGGGCGCCTTCCCCTGGAACCACCCGCTCTCCCTCCAGTCCTGGCTGGAGGACCGGCACACCACGGACTTCCTGGAGGACGCCGACGTCCTGCTCGTCGTCGGCTCGGGCCTGGGCGAACTCTCCTCGAACTACTACACGTTCAAGCCCCGCGGTCGGGTCGTCCAGATCGAGGCCGACCTCGGCAAACTGGAGTCCAACCACCCGGCCCTCGGCATCCACGCGGACGCCCGCCTCGCCCTGTCCGCCCTCCTCGAAACCGTGCCCGAGCGGGAGGACGAGACGGCCCCGGACCGCGTACGGGCCGTGCTCGACCTCGTCCGCGAGCGCATCGAATCCCAGGAACTCACCCTGGAACAGCGGGTGTTGTCGGCAGTCCGCGAGGCCCTTCCCGACCGGTCGGCCAGCTTCTGGGACATGACGATCCTCGCCTACTGGGCCTGGTCCGCCTTCGACCCCCGCCGGCCGAACACCATGCACTCCGCCCAGGGCGCGGGCGGCCTCGGCTACGCCTTCCCGGCGGCCATCGGCGGCGCGGTGGCCGACCCGACCCACCCGGTCCTCGCGGTCTCCGGCGACGGTGGCGCGCTGTACTCCATCGCCGAACTGGCCACCGCCAGGCAGCACAACCTCGACGTGACCTGGCTCATCGTCGACGACGGCGGCTACGGCATCCTGCGCGAGTACATGACCGACGCCTTCGGCCGGTCCACGGCGACGGAACTCTCCCGCCCCGACTACGTGGCGCTCGCGGAGTCCTTCGGCGTCCCCGGCGTACGGACCACTCCGGACACCCTCGCCGACGACCTCGCCAAGTCCCTTGCCACGCCCGGCCCTTCGGTGGTCGTACTGCCGGCGCTGCTGCGGATGTTCGCGCCGACGCACCTGGACTGA
- a CDS encoding FG-GAP and VCBS repeat-containing protein — translation MSRAHRRTRTARLTAPLAAAVLLAGGFGAMALTGASAHAATGSADAQDDFNGDGYADLVVSAPDATISSKAKAGYVAVTYGSATGVSAANKKLISRSTSGVPGSAVANEYFGTNFTKGDLDGDGFSDLVISGGKAGSVILWGSTSGLTGGTAIAGYGQSPTAGDFDGDGKTDLALFEQVSSFGDEAPSSAAAVWKGPISRTGTPTAVLPVLDKSLWWGYDADDASCATNGGCEEDADSISGPYTSTETGDVNGDGKDDIVVWEYKGDGVYGNRLLLGGGSTGFKSGWVPGEAAGNKTGTGVGDVDNDGFDDVVVGNDWGSGTVKVALGSANGLSSDRVQTFNQDSPGFPGVEEEEDEIGASVSVADVTGDGYADIALGIPGEDIGDIYDAGSIALVPGSASGATGAGTKTFHQDTAGVPGVAENSDEFGVSTALLDLDGDGHADLAAGSTAENAQNGAVWVLKGTASGLTATSSFAFGAGDLGAPATAAHFGEYLR, via the coding sequence ATGTCCCGAGCACACCGCAGAACCCGTACCGCGCGCCTCACCGCACCTCTGGCAGCCGCGGTGCTGCTTGCCGGAGGATTCGGCGCCATGGCCCTCACCGGGGCCTCGGCGCACGCGGCCACCGGGTCCGCGGACGCGCAGGACGACTTCAACGGCGACGGATACGCCGACCTGGTCGTGTCGGCCCCGGACGCCACGATCTCCAGCAAGGCCAAGGCGGGCTACGTGGCCGTCACGTACGGCTCAGCCACTGGGGTCTCCGCCGCCAACAAGAAGCTCATCAGCCGCTCCACCAGCGGCGTTCCCGGCTCCGCCGTCGCCAACGAGTACTTCGGGACCAACTTCACGAAGGGCGACCTCGACGGCGACGGCTTCAGCGACCTGGTGATCTCGGGCGGCAAGGCCGGCTCCGTCATCCTCTGGGGCTCCACCTCCGGACTCACCGGCGGCACGGCCATAGCCGGGTACGGGCAGTCCCCCACGGCCGGTGACTTCGACGGCGACGGCAAGACGGACCTCGCCCTGTTCGAGCAGGTGTCCTCCTTCGGCGACGAGGCCCCCAGCAGCGCCGCCGCCGTGTGGAAGGGCCCGATCTCGCGGACCGGCACGCCCACCGCCGTCCTGCCCGTCCTGGACAAGTCCCTGTGGTGGGGCTACGACGCCGACGACGCCTCCTGCGCCACCAACGGCGGCTGCGAGGAGGACGCCGACTCCATCAGCGGCCCCTACACCTCCACCGAGACCGGTGACGTCAACGGTGACGGCAAGGACGACATCGTCGTCTGGGAGTACAAGGGCGACGGCGTCTACGGCAACCGCCTGCTCCTCGGTGGCGGCAGCACGGGCTTCAAGAGCGGCTGGGTCCCCGGTGAGGCCGCCGGCAACAAGACGGGCACCGGCGTCGGGGACGTCGACAACGACGGCTTCGACGACGTCGTGGTCGGCAACGACTGGGGCAGCGGCACCGTCAAGGTCGCCCTCGGTTCGGCCAACGGCCTGTCCTCGGACCGCGTCCAGACCTTCAACCAGGACAGCCCCGGGTTCCCCGGAGTCGAGGAAGAGGAGGACGAGATCGGCGCGTCGGTCTCGGTCGCGGACGTCACGGGTGACGGCTACGCCGACATCGCGCTCGGCATCCCGGGCGAGGACATCGGCGACATCTACGACGCCGGCTCGATCGCCCTGGTCCCCGGCAGCGCCTCCGGCGCCACGGGCGCCGGAACGAAGACCTTCCACCAGGACACCGCCGGTGTCCCCGGAGTCGCCGAGAACAGCGACGAGTTCGGTGTGAGCACCGCTCTCCTGGACCTCGACGGCGACGGCCACGCCGACCTCGCGGCCGGTTCCACGGCCGAGAACGCCCAGAACGGCGCGGTCTGGGTGCTGAAGGGCACGGCGAGCGGCCTCACCGCCACGTCGTCGTTCGCGTTCGGCGCCGGTGACCTCGGCGCGCCCGCCACGGCGGCGCACTTCGGCGAGTACCTGCGCTGA
- a CDS encoding CU044_2847 family protein, translating to MGERPVHTVEVPLGDGSDEAIRVQIHEVDESLVRVGRGGRSVVRAERSFGQMLDTVRPVAESFVGRFRGLANAPDEITLEFGVSLSAGADVVIASTATAANFSVTLTWNKSERSEGEGSTTHNAQGS from the coding sequence ATGGGTGAGCGCCCTGTCCACACGGTCGAAGTCCCCCTGGGTGACGGCAGCGACGAAGCGATCCGCGTCCAGATCCACGAAGTGGACGAAAGCCTCGTACGAGTGGGCCGTGGCGGCCGCTCGGTGGTGCGGGCGGAGCGATCGTTCGGCCAGATGCTGGACACCGTCCGGCCCGTGGCGGAGAGCTTCGTGGGGCGTTTCCGGGGACTGGCGAACGCTCCGGACGAGATCACGCTGGAGTTCGGGGTGTCACTGTCGGCGGGGGCGGACGTGGTCATCGCCAGCACCGCGACGGCCGCTAACTTTTCCGTAACCCTCACCTGGAACAAGAGTGAACGCAGTGAAGGGGAAGGCTCAACTACCCATAATGCTCAAGGTAGTTGA
- a CDS encoding nSTAND1 domain-containing NTPase, producing MGDAPASAVVCVNGADGIAVGAGFLAGPDLVLTCAHVVSDALGLPREKTVAVGAVVAVDFPLVQGDGIEGAGPPGRTAEVERWIPIRPDGTGDLAVLRLRAPAAGACPLPMAEPVDVWNHHARVVGFTGGEPRAIWFPGTLSGATSEGWFQLSRANGQATHIKQGFSGSPVWDIDLGAVVGLVVAAQPEQDAQQAFVLHTGTLLRELPDLAPAIRPVSPFRGLATFQEDDAGVFFGRDDDIREVITALRGVHPTVTLYGPSGCGKSSLALAGVAPRMQQDGHDVLVVDAGKVSSPRTALSIVLYEAVRTGRFGAQRVNSAEEVESLLARRGLADTLHSVRGGAPGRTVVVLDQAEALLDRTGTEVEEAVELLFPQHRPQEGPRVLVTLRADFMDAMLKHPRLGPALRGGRTLPLTPMSPQQLSEVVRKPIERIPAVEYDPGLDQSILDDAGGEPGILPLLGFVLQELWDRRVAGRLRATAYEEMGGVSGALERHAEQTWRECVAGQPESEAEALRLLTGLVRVLPGSETPLRRRITRQEAGETRWRLARAFAERRLLVLHGDEDEPETAELAHEALITAWPALRQQVKADAEFLAARAEVGHDLDRWERGGRSADLLAGTFQLASLRRRLGERERELTSAERDFLALARQRQRVRRIRARAAWTAVALVFALIVGLSTFLAYQAQVSAARDAESRSRALAGLSDQVSLRDPGLAALTAMAGYDVSPTHEARSALMRQYERLKHASWVLSGVDGEIRSVATSNDGRVTLVITRTGRATLFVRGAGGKVVRKQLRLAVYVTAVAVSRDGRRIAYLSAGFADLHWHEVNRAASAEGDLLGPERTVAGGRYENASRAEKTTKNPFGVLGLSPDGSRAVTVSADGRLWLWDLNTRRNRVLTARVKDVQGAWFGADEDTLVVQLAAPEPEFEAFRASMAAVDIGTGRTWPLAEEVDASDDFANIGVSGDGSVLVSCGKGADEQVVYRAVRVADGRELRRYEPELEYSCDRTVVDRAGDRFAYADSGGWTVVDTRQGGAVEQALGDSTGEVNGMPLLGDRRASSVVTWTQNAVLARPVITDVFDINGSPTLLEKGDRMVVYEGKRGERLALVDSSELLSAQRERTAIVTRVDRGVTVDEGAPPEPLQVNSAETLLADLVAPNRIVVRALPSLRKVTEITTVMPPLDDQGTAERPQFNFLDGDEFMTVSGSVVEQWNARDGRRSGRTIELRDLRLTEQTSPKFSVGRHPKPGRLQVSVEGEGEVHAVDRGTGKEDKDLRVSFSSDDFVTASLTKDGRHALVLARGRMLEVWSVPDGGKATRVFGPFGPLTEGDASQLRPMGTSGLALANANSVRFLHFSDLDRLDSYDFVADQSFLAMSRDGRTLMRTLEGGRVDMFRLDPELWKRYLCDILGRDLTADERRGMPSGLPDVVCPV from the coding sequence GTGGGCGACGCACCGGCCTCGGCCGTGGTCTGCGTCAACGGGGCAGATGGCATCGCCGTCGGCGCGGGCTTTCTCGCCGGCCCGGACCTGGTACTGACGTGCGCCCATGTCGTGTCGGACGCGCTCGGCCTGCCGCGTGAGAAGACGGTGGCGGTGGGAGCCGTCGTCGCCGTCGACTTCCCGCTCGTGCAGGGTGACGGCATCGAAGGGGCCGGCCCTCCGGGCCGCACGGCCGAGGTGGAGCGCTGGATCCCGATCCGGCCCGACGGCACGGGAGACCTGGCCGTGCTGAGGCTGCGGGCCCCGGCGGCCGGGGCCTGCCCGCTCCCCATGGCTGAACCCGTCGATGTCTGGAACCACCACGCGCGCGTCGTGGGGTTCACCGGCGGCGAACCGCGGGCGATCTGGTTTCCGGGAACGCTCAGCGGTGCCACGAGCGAGGGCTGGTTCCAGCTGTCCCGGGCCAACGGGCAGGCCACACACATCAAGCAGGGCTTCAGCGGCAGCCCCGTATGGGACATCGACCTGGGGGCGGTGGTCGGTCTCGTAGTGGCGGCGCAGCCCGAACAGGACGCGCAGCAGGCCTTCGTGCTCCATACGGGAACGCTGCTGCGTGAGCTGCCCGACCTCGCGCCCGCCATCCGCCCGGTCTCGCCCTTCAGGGGCCTGGCCACCTTCCAGGAGGACGACGCGGGCGTCTTCTTCGGACGGGACGACGACATCCGGGAGGTCATCACGGCCTTGCGCGGCGTTCATCCCACCGTCACTCTCTACGGCCCTTCGGGCTGCGGAAAGTCCTCTCTGGCACTGGCGGGTGTCGCGCCCCGCATGCAGCAGGACGGCCACGACGTGCTGGTGGTGGACGCCGGCAAGGTCTCGTCACCGCGAACCGCGCTCTCCATCGTGCTGTACGAGGCGGTCAGGACCGGTCGGTTCGGGGCGCAGCGGGTGAACAGCGCCGAGGAGGTGGAATCCCTGCTCGCAAGGCGCGGTCTCGCGGACACGCTGCACTCCGTGCGGGGAGGCGCACCGGGCCGGACAGTCGTCGTGCTCGACCAGGCCGAAGCCCTCCTGGACCGCACCGGGACCGAGGTCGAGGAGGCAGTCGAACTGCTCTTCCCGCAGCACCGTCCGCAGGAGGGACCGCGGGTACTGGTGACCCTGCGGGCGGACTTCATGGACGCGATGCTGAAACATCCGCGCCTGGGTCCCGCGTTGAGGGGCGGCAGAACGCTTCCGCTCACGCCGATGTCCCCGCAGCAGCTCTCGGAAGTGGTCAGGAAGCCGATCGAGCGGATTCCCGCGGTGGAGTACGACCCCGGGCTCGACCAGAGCATCCTGGACGACGCGGGCGGCGAGCCGGGCATTCTGCCGCTGCTGGGCTTCGTACTGCAGGAGTTGTGGGACCGACGGGTCGCCGGACGGCTGCGCGCCACCGCGTACGAGGAGATGGGCGGCGTCTCCGGTGCGCTCGAACGCCACGCGGAACAGACCTGGCGGGAGTGCGTCGCGGGACAGCCGGAGTCGGAGGCCGAGGCGCTGCGACTGCTCACCGGCCTGGTGCGCGTGCTGCCGGGGAGCGAGACTCCGCTGCGGCGCAGGATCACGCGTCAGGAGGCGGGTGAGACACGGTGGCGGCTGGCCCGGGCGTTCGCGGAGCGGCGGCTGCTCGTCCTGCACGGGGACGAGGACGAACCGGAAACGGCGGAACTCGCCCACGAGGCGCTGATCACGGCCTGGCCGGCACTGCGGCAGCAGGTGAAGGCCGACGCGGAGTTCCTGGCGGCGCGGGCCGAGGTGGGCCACGACCTCGACCGCTGGGAACGGGGCGGCAGGTCCGCCGACCTTCTGGCCGGGACTTTTCAACTCGCTTCTCTACGACGTCGGTTGGGTGAGCGGGAGCGGGAACTGACCAGTGCGGAAAGGGATTTCCTCGCGCTAGCACGACAGCGGCAACGGGTGCGCCGGATCCGGGCACGTGCCGCCTGGACCGCCGTGGCCCTGGTGTTCGCGCTGATCGTGGGCCTGAGCACCTTCCTCGCCTATCAGGCGCAGGTCAGCGCGGCGCGGGACGCGGAATCGCGGTCGCGAGCCCTGGCCGGCCTCTCGGACCAGGTCAGTCTGCGTGACCCCGGCCTGGCCGCCCTGACCGCCATGGCCGGTTATGACGTGTCGCCTACGCACGAGGCCCGGAGCGCGCTGATGCGGCAGTACGAGCGGCTCAAGCACGCGTCGTGGGTGCTGAGCGGAGTGGACGGAGAGATCCGCTCGGTCGCCACCAGCAACGACGGCCGGGTGACCCTGGTGATCACAAGGACGGGGCGTGCGACCCTGTTCGTCCGTGGCGCCGGGGGCAAGGTGGTGCGCAAGCAGCTCCGCCTCGCCGTCTATGTCACTGCCGTGGCGGTCAGCAGGGACGGGCGGCGCATCGCCTATCTGTCCGCCGGATTCGCCGACCTGCACTGGCACGAAGTGAACCGTGCGGCTTCGGCGGAGGGCGACCTGCTGGGGCCTGAGCGCACCGTGGCAGGCGGACGGTACGAGAACGCGAGCCGCGCCGAGAAGACCACTAAGAACCCCTTCGGGGTGCTCGGTCTTTCTCCGGACGGGAGTCGAGCGGTCACGGTGTCCGCGGACGGACGGCTGTGGCTGTGGGACCTGAACACCCGCCGGAACCGCGTGCTCACGGCCAGGGTCAAGGATGTGCAGGGCGCGTGGTTCGGAGCGGACGAGGACACGCTGGTGGTCCAGCTCGCGGCCCCCGAACCGGAGTTCGAGGCCTTCAGGGCGAGCATGGCGGCGGTCGACATCGGCACGGGGAGAACATGGCCTCTCGCGGAGGAGGTCGACGCGTCGGACGATTTCGCGAACATCGGCGTGTCGGGTGACGGCAGTGTCCTGGTCAGCTGCGGGAAGGGGGCCGACGAGCAGGTCGTCTACCGGGCCGTCCGGGTGGCGGACGGTCGGGAACTGAGACGTTACGAGCCCGAACTCGAGTATTCCTGCGACCGGACAGTCGTCGACCGGGCAGGCGACCGCTTCGCGTACGCGGACAGCGGCGGCTGGACCGTCGTCGACACCCGGCAGGGCGGTGCGGTGGAGCAGGCACTGGGGGACAGTACCGGCGAGGTGAACGGCATGCCTCTCCTCGGGGACAGGCGTGCTTCCAGCGTGGTCACCTGGACCCAGAACGCGGTGCTCGCCCGGCCGGTGATCACGGACGTCTTCGACATCAACGGATCTCCGACGCTGCTCGAAAAGGGCGACCGAATGGTGGTGTACGAGGGGAAGCGCGGCGAGCGACTCGCTCTCGTCGACAGCAGCGAGTTGCTGTCGGCCCAGAGGGAACGGACCGCGATCGTCACCCGGGTGGACCGGGGCGTCACGGTGGACGAGGGGGCGCCTCCGGAGCCGTTGCAGGTCAACTCCGCCGAAACGCTGCTGGCCGACCTGGTCGCCCCGAACAGGATCGTGGTGCGCGCGCTTCCCTCTCTGCGCAAGGTCACCGAGATCACCACAGTGATGCCTCCCCTCGACGATCAGGGGACAGCCGAGAGGCCGCAGTTCAACTTCCTCGACGGGGACGAGTTCATGACGGTCTCCGGAAGTGTGGTCGAGCAGTGGAACGCCCGGGACGGCCGACGGAGCGGCAGGACGATCGAGCTGCGCGATCTGCGGCTCACCGAGCAGACGTCACCGAAGTTCTCTGTGGGGCGCCACCCCAAGCCGGGGCGCCTTCAGGTCTCGGTGGAAGGCGAGGGCGAGGTCCACGCCGTCGATCGCGGAACGGGCAAGGAGGACAAGGACCTTCGGGTCAGCTTCTCCAGCGACGACTTCGTCACCGCCTCGTTGACGAAGGACGGGCGGCACGCACTCGTACTGGCCCGGGGCCGCATGCTGGAGGTGTGGTCTGTTCCGGACGGAGGAAAGGCGACCAGGGTGTTCGGCCCCTTCGGCCCGCTGACCGAGGGGGACGCTTCGCAGCTACGGCCGATGGGAACCTCCGGGCTCGCCCTGGCCAACGCGAACTCCGTGCGCTTCCTGCACTTCTCGGACCTCGACCGCCTGGACTCCTACGACTTCGTGGCAGACCAGTCCTTCCTGGCGATGTCCCGGGACGGAAGGACGCTGATGCGAACACTGGAAGGAGGCAGGGTGGACATGTTCCGGCTCGACCCCGAGCTCTGGAAGCGCTACCTGTGCGACATCCTCGGCCGCGACCTCACCGCGGACGAGCGCCGGGGCATGCCCTCGGGGCTGCCCGACGTGGTCTGCCCGGTCTGA